The DNA window CTATTTCCTAATACTTAGATGAATTCAATAATATTAAAAAATAAATTTATTAAAGATTAAATATTAATATGTTTTTAAATGTGATGTAATAAAACTTAAATACTTTTTTGCAGCTATTAATTTAATTAAGCTTTTCAATGTAAATAATTTAGAATAAGGTTAAAATTTAAGTTTCTGTCACACTTTTCCTCTCTCAGACCTCTTAATATATAAACCATCAAAAATGGAACAATATGTTTGACAAAGAAAAACACTCTTGTTGATAGAAAATTAAAACCGCTCCTTTAAAACCGTAAGTTTTTTGAGTTTTGCTTTTTCAAATGTACCCTTGTCTGTGTGAACAATATGATTGTGCAGTTTCAAGGGTTTCAGACGTTGGAAACTCCTGTTTTCGTACATAAAAGAGATGTAGTTTCTCTCTTCAATCGCTTTTAAAATAAATCGCTCTTCTATATTCAACACAGTGCCTTTAAGTGATAGTATATTTGAAAGCGTATAAAATACACTTTATAAACTGAGGAAACATATGAACATCACCACATACATAGAGACATCAAAACAAATTGAAGATGAAATCACCCATGTCCTTGCAGGTCGTACATGTAACAGTGAACGAGAGAGCATCGTTGCAGGTTATTTATCTTTGGTACAGCAACACCACAAAGCCATTCGCGTGCTTATAGCAAACGGATTGTACAGTTCGGCATTTGCTTTAGGACGACCTATGTTAGAGGCGTTGTATCGTGGAACATGGTTGGGAGTTGCCGCAACCGATGATGAGGTGGAAGCCTTTAATCGCAACAAAGAGTTCAGTTTTAAATCTCAATATATTTTAGCCAAAGCCATCGATGAAGTCATTGGCGATGATACCTTTTATACCGTGTTAGAAGAGAATGCCACACTTTTAAACAGCATGACACATGGCGGCATGGAGCAAATCGGACGACAGTTCAATGAAACTGGAAATGTCATTGAGAGTTCATTTAAAGAAGAAGAACTTTTTGAACTGCTTTCCAATGCCCATGCGAACATGGGCATGATGCTGTTGACGTTTAATATATTTCAACAAGACCTTGCTTTAGAGAGTTTGGCCAAACAACTTTTAGAGTAAAGTTATTCTTCTACTTTGTATTTTTCAGGTGCAAAGTTGTCGTAAATCCATGGAGCAACGAGCTGGGCCTCTTTTTGTGAAATAAACCCTTTTAAAGAGGGCATATTTCTGAACTGATCAAAAATAATCTGCTCACAGTAACTTTTATCTTGGCTTGGGTTAAAGATATAATCTTCAATATGTTCAATCACCAATTTACGTAATTCTTTATTATTTTTAGGCTCTTCAATGGCATCCACTCCATAACTCACGCTTTTCATTGCAAGTGTGATATAAGGTGCCGCCATAAGGGCTTGCTCTCGCTCATTTTCTGGGGCATTAACTGCATGACACATCAAACATTTTTTCGTATAAATCTTTGCGGGATTGTTTAAATCTTTTGAGAGCAGAAGGGTAATAAAAAATGAAATTATCACTAGTATTCGTAACATAAAGAGACTCCTTTTTATTTTAGTATACCCAAACAAAATCACGATTATGTGCATAGAATGTAAAATTTATGACACATTTAAACTGCAACTTAGTTGCGTTTAAGTATAATCCCACAAATTTTTTTAAGGTTGACTATGAAAAAACGAGGATTAAGTGTTAAACACGTTGAAGAAATAAAAGAACTTTTATTAGCAAATAAACAAAAAATTGAATCGGTCTTAGAAAGAATCAATGGTGAGTACGAGTCTTTAAGTGAAATGGACTTAAACGACGAAGCAGATTTTGCAGCAGCAAGTCGAGATTATGTCACGGATGTGAATATTCAAAAACAACAAATGGCAGAACTTGCAGCGATTAACCGAGCGTTAGCTAAAATTGCAAGCGGGGCATACGATGGTCTGTGTGAGATGTGTGATAGCGAAATCACGCTTGCACGTTTACGTGTCAAACCACATGCGGTGTATTGCATTGATTGCCGAACATATATGGACAACAAAAAGTAATTACTTCTTATAAAAATGAAGCAAGAAGAGTCCTATCAGTGAAATAAGAAAAATACTGATGGCAATAGGGGTGAGTGTGGGGGTGTGAAACAGAAGCACCACTGCAGAAATCAACGCCCCTATTCCAAACTGCACCACTCCAATTACAGAGGATGCCACGCCTGCATTTTTAGAAAAATCTTCCATGGCCAAAGCCGTACAATTTCCATAAATAAAGCCTGTAAGTCCCATATAAAGGGAAATAAAAAACATTGCCAATGGCAGGGAAATATCGTGTGAAACGGCGATAAAACATGCCGCTAAAATCAGTTGAATACTCAAAGCAAACTGTACTAAGGTTCGTGCGGTATACTGTTTGAGCAGTTTGATATTGAACTGAATCATCACCATCAAGACCACAATACTAAAGCCAAAGAAAAAAGGGAACATATCCGTTGAAATGCCATAATACTCAATATAAATAAATGAGGATTTTGCAATGAGTATGAACATCCCTGAAAACCCCAATCCTAAAACCAGCATGATTAGCATGGCATTTCTGTTTTTAAAGACTATTTTATACGACTCCAACGCTTTGGTTTTGACATAAGTGTAGCTCTCTTGTAAATCTTTGTAGATCATTAATGCCACAATTAAGGCATATAATCCTAAAAAGATAAAAATACCTTCCCACGGAAAAAAGTGAATAATAAAGGCACCAATTGCAGGTGCTACAAGCGGTGCAATGCTTCGTATGCTTCCAATAAGTGAGAAGATTTTAGCGGCTTCTTGACCATGAAAAATGTCTCGTACAACGGCATTGGCATTGACTACAATTAAACCACCAAAAAAGGCTTCAATAAATCGATACAACCAAAGTTCGTAAATATTGGTAGAAAAGACAATGATAAAGCTGAAAAAGGCAAAACCAAGCAGTCCAATAAGTGAACTTTTTCGTCGCCCAATTCTATCTGAGACCACGCCTCCAAAGATTTGACCTAACGCAAACCCGATAAGAAAAATAGAGAGTGTGAGTTCCACTTTTTCAATGCCTACTGCAAAATCTTGCGCCATATTAGGAATGGAAGGAATATATGTATCAATGGACATGGGTGCCACAGCAGATAAAATCGATAAGAGTATGATCAAATAGATATGATTGATGGATTTTTTCAAATCATGCCTTCAGTAAAAATAATACAACTAAGAAGAGAGTTTATCAAGGGAGTTAAAAAGAGCCGTTATTTCTTCAGGTGAAAGTTTGTTGCTAAGTTGTTGTCTAAAGGCTGAAATGGTTGCGTGTGTTTGCTGTAAAATCTCTTCACCTTTAGAAGTTAACTGGATGGTCTTACTTCGTTTATCATTTTCAGAATCACTTTTTGTAATGAAACCTTTCTTTTCTAAAGCATTAAGCGTTCGACAAATCGTTGTTTTGTCTTTACGTAACATGTCCGCAATTATGGTTTGAGTGACATCTTTTTCATACTTGATGATTTCCAATGTTGCTCGTTGTTCTATGGCAATACCGTAAGGGAGTAAAAGCTTATTCAAATTTTGATTGATGGTATTGGCACATTTACTCAAACTATAACCGATGGATTTTCTTAATGCATAATTCATAAAGCTCTCTTCTAGTTGTATATACAATTATTACACAAGCAGACTTTTTGAAAGCTTACATTTTAAAGTTAATATTTAATGCAAAGTTCAATATACTCTTATATAATGATAGAAAGAATACAGAGGAAATGGCATGCTGATGTTTATTTATTTTCTCATTGCTGTGGGAGTCTCTTTTTTATGTTCCATTCTTGAAGCGGTGCTTCTAAGTATCACGGCTTCACATATTGAAGTGGTCAAAAGCAAAAATGAAAAATTGGGTGCTTTGATGTACAGACAAAAAGAGCAGATTAATATCTCTATTGGAGCTATTTTAACGCTCAATACCTTTGCACACACATTGGGTGCAGCAGGAGTGGGAAGTGAAGCAGTGAAACTCTTTGGTGAAGAGTTTATGTTTTATATCTCAGCTGTATTGACGATTTTGATTTTGGTTTTCAGTGAGATCATTCCTAAAACGTTAGGGGCAAACTACTGGAAGAGTTTGGGTGGTATTTCCACACGCATTATTTCAGTGTTGGTTTTTATCACGTATCCTTTGGTCATTATCATGAATAAAATCACAGCTTTTATCAGCAAAGATGGGAAATCCTCTATTTCACGAGAAGAGGTTGCAGCAGCTGCTAGCATTGCCCAAGCAAGCGGGGTATTAAAAGATTCTGAAAGTGATGTCATAGAGAACCTTTTGAATCTTGATGAGATGAAAGTAAAGCAGATACACACCCCAAGAAGTGTCATGTTTGCTCTTGATAAACACGAGCTTTTGGACTCTTTTTATAATGCGCAAACCCGTATCAATTTTGATAAAATGAAAGAGTACTCTAGAGTACCTATTTATGATGAACACATTGATAACATTGTGGGGTTAGTCATTTCAAAAGAGTATTTTCATGAACATATCACTGATAGCTTAGAGAATAAAGAAGCCATCATCAAACCGGTTTATAAAATTAATGAAAATATTCCTGTATCAAAACTGTTGAACCTTTTTCTTTCACGTAATGAACATCTCTTTGTGGTGACAGACAATTATGGACAAACCGAAGGGGTCGTTACTTTAGAAGATGCCATTGAGACTCTTTTGGGCATTGAGATTGTGGATGAGTTGGATAACAATGTTGATTTGCGTGAAGTGGCAAAAGTGAAAATGAAGCTGTTGCGTAAAAAGATTTTACAACAACAGCATCGCTCTTAATGTTTTTGTATAATATCCCAAATATCTAAAGGCGTAGAGGCTAAAAAGTCTGCGCCGGCTTCTTCAAGCTCTTCTTTGGGACGAAATCCCCACAATACGCCTATGCTTTTCATCTGTGCGGCTTGCGCGGTTTTTATATCTGTGGGTGTATCACCCACATAAAAAATCTCATGTGGTTCAAGCTTTAACGCGTGCGCAATATTCATAGCCCCCATAGGATGAGGTTTTTTAGGCACGTCCTCTTTTTGCCCGTGCACTTCTAAAAAGGCATACTCTTGAAAAAGTGTTTCCACATATTTACACGTAAATGGGTGCGGTTTATTGGAAAGTACCGCCAGTTTTATTTTCTCTTGTTGTAAGATATCAAGCAGTTCATAAATGCCGTCGTATGCAGATGTGTTTTCACATAATACGGCATCATAGACTTTGGTATAGCGCTTAAACACTTTTTGAATGAGTTCTTCAGAACTGTTTTGGGGTACGGCTCTTTGAGTTAAAAACAGTGCACCATCTCCTACAAAATGGTTATATTTATGCAGTTCATGTGTGGGTAAATCAAACTCTTTTAATACCTCGTTCATACAAACAGCAATATCTTCCAATGAGTCAATGAGTGTGCCATCAAGGTCAAATATCACGGCTTTGGTCTTCATGTGTATCCTTTGTTTCTTGATAATATTTTTAGCAAAAACAAACCAAATATTGACTAAAATGAATAAAAGTTTTAAGGGGTTTTATGGAAAATGAAGATTGGCGATTGGTGCACACCAATGATATCAACCAGATACTCAAAGTGCGTACGCATATCATTGATAAAAAGAAGAGTGTTTTTAAAGAACTGCTCATCATCAAACATCAATATACCACTTCAGATGACGTGCTGTTTCCAGAAGTAAGCACCTTGGGCTTTTTAAACTCATTGGAGCAACAAGCCCTGCTTCCTTTAGAAAAAGAGGGTGTGTTTGTATTTGTAGCAACCAATATTGCTAAAGGTAACATTGAACTCTATTTATATTGTAAAGATGCAAAAAGTGCTGTGATGTTGTGCATTGAAACACTTAAAAAAATGCCTGCGTTTAAAGTGGAGTTTGAAATACGAAACGATCCGAACTGGAGTCAGTTTATATTGCTGAATGTGTAGCTGGCTTCTCTTTTGAGAAAATAAAGGCACCAAGTGCTGCACTGAAACACAACAGCATACAGACTAAAAAGACCATATCAAAACTGCCATTAAGATCAAACATATATCCTGCAATGAATGGAGCAATGGCTTGTCCTATCGCAAAAATCATCGTCACCATTGAAAAGACTTGCGCTGTTTTATGCTTACCAAAATGAATGGAGGTCAATAACGTAATCAAAGGTGGAATACTCCATGCTGTAAATCCAAAGAGCATGGCAGAGAGTATGACTGTGCCATAAGGCATATCAAAAGCTAAGACCATGTGTGAACAACTCAGGGTTACATAAATAAGAATAAGGGTTTTATAACTTCCTACTCTATCGGCTAAAGCACCTAAAATTGGGGTTGAAATAAGTGATGTAAAACCAAGAAGTGCCCAAAAAGTGCCGCCATCATGAATCGACACACGGTATTTGTCCATCACCGCATAAACAAAGTAGGTTATGTACACCACATAGGTCAATCCAAAAACGCTATAAAGCCATGTGATTTTCCAGAAACTGCTTGTTAAAAGCGTCTTTTTGATGTTAAAAGGTTCCTCTTCATCGTGTTGGTGAGTGTCTGGTTGTACCAATGTAAATTTGCTTAACAGCGCAATTAAAAGTGTTAACAACGCAAAACTGTTCCACGACACACTCCATGCATTTATCTTTATGTGTTGTTCGATAAAGGGGACATAAAAACCTGAAAAAATAATGGCATAACCAAAACCAGTGATGATAAAACCCAAGGCCTTTCCTCGTTTTTCTTGGGGAATCATGTGTGTGATGTAAACCATGATAGAGATATTGGGAATGGCACTGGAAAGCCCACTTAAAGCATAGAAAAAAGCAACCATTTTATAATCATCAAAGAGCGTCATACAAAACATACTAACAGCTTGAAGTAGAAGCATTGAAGCAATCAAATTTGAGGTTTGAAACCGTTTATAGAGGTAACTTACTGCAAAAATACCGATAAAATAACCCACAAAATTGGAGGTGCTAATGAAGCCTGAAAGGGTTGTTGAGATATTTAAAGAGTGCTCTAAATTAGGAAGCACCATACCAAAACCAAACCGACCCAAACCCAAACATGCAAACAAAATGAGCAAAGAGGTCAGTAAGATGGTTCGGTAGGGTTGCATTATGCTTTGAGGTTTTTAAGCAGTTGAATAAAGTTTTGAGTGTGAATTTTACTGATGTACAAATAGATAAACGTTACAATGACAATATTGATATGTATGAGTGCTTCAGCCATTGAGAATGTCAACATCAATACGCCCGCAATCAGAATAAAAAATGGATACGCCAGTTTGATTAAGCTTTTGTCTTTTTCAAGTTGGATTTCATACTCCAATAAGTTAGTTGTGATAAAAGCATTATCCTCTTCGGTGAGCTTGTTGTCCTCTTTAAGTTGTGTGAGTTGACTTAAGACATTCATCTTTTTTTTGTATTGATAGAACTTATAGATGATACCTGCAACTATAATGATTGAGAGAAGATTTGATATTAATTCAAGTGGGAAACCAGTCGATTCACTCATGCTTTGCCTTTACTCTTTTTACATATAGTACAAAAAAGTTTCTAAATTTAACTCCTTATTAAAACCTTTTTATTGTATAATCTGCACTGAATTTTATAAGAAAGATGAATATTGAAAATAAAAAAAGAGTATATTCCCGTTATCAGTTTTGTTGTAATCCTGTTTTTCATTTTGGTTCTTTTTGTACCTAAATTCAGACAAACTTTGTTGGCTTATCATGAATCTATCAAAGATTTACTCACCTCTTCATACTCTATAAATGGTTGGATTTTACTCTTTTTTATTCTCTTCTCAGTCATTGGATTCTCTTTTGTGTTGTATCAACTCTATTACACGCAACCTATTCGTGCATTTTATATGTCGTATAAAACCGATACAATTAAAGATGCCGTATGGAAATGGCAGTGGCAAGAAAGCAGTATTGAACACTTGTGGTGTTATTGTCCTACGTGTAACAGTGAATTGTCGTATGAGAGTGATCACCTGCTTTTTCAAACAACTTTTACGTGTCCATACTGTAATAAAGAGGTTACGAAAATGGAGGGTTCAAATGTGAACTATGTTTTGAATTTTATCAAAAGAGAAATTCGACGTAATATTCAACGCCAAATAAAAGAAAAAACTCAAAAATAATATTCATAATATCACTTTTATGTTATAATCAAAAATAATCTGTAAAGGATGGACTATGAAAGTGCAAGAAAATGGACTTTGTCCCTGTAACAGTGGTAAGGCTTATCATAAATGTTGTAAAATACTGCACGATGGAATGAAGAACGCCAGTAACGCTTTGGAGTTGATGCGTTCGCGATACAGTGCCTATGCAAAGCAAAGAGCGCACTATATTATTAATACAACACATCCCAAGAACGAAGAGTATTCAAACGATTTGCCCTCGTGGTTCTGTGCTATAAATAATTTTATGCAAAGCACCACGTTTGAAGATCTCAAAGTATTAGACTTCAATGAAAAAAACAATGAAGCTTTTGTGATCTTTCAAGCAGTTTTGAGCCTAGATGGTCAAGATTGTTCATTTACAGAAAGAAGTCATTTTATTAAAGAGAATGACTTTTGGTACTATGAAAGTGGGGAAATCTTTGAACAGATATAAAAGGCAGTAGATATGAAGATTTTGCTCGCACCTGCTGAGACAAAAAACAGCGGGGGCAACCAAGCAGTGTATGGGAAAAACAATTTCTGTTTTCCCCAGCTGTTTGAAAAAAGAGATGCCATTGTACAGATGTATGAGGCACATGTGAAACATTTAGACCCCAAAGCTTTGAGTGCTTGGTTTGGTCTGAAAAATGATAAAGAGGTGCAAAAATACGCACACACACTTTTAGATAAACCGGGCATGAAAGCCATACAGCGTTATAACGGTGTGGCATTTGATGCTTTGGAATATGACAACTTAACAACAAAAGCACAAGCGTACATTGATAAAAATGTGGTGCTTTTTTCTAATCTTTTTGGGCCTATTTTGGCTTGTGATATTATCCCTGATTATAAATACAAACAAGGTGCAAAGTTACCAAACATCAGTGTAGAGAGATACTATTGTGAGAACTTTACTGATGCATTGGATAATTTTTTGGGTGAAGAAGTATTGGATCTTCGTGCTGGGTTTTATGAAAAATTTTATAAAGTCAAACACGCCAATGTTTTAACTTTTAAATTCATCAAAGAAGGCAAAGTTGTCAGTCACTGGGCAAAACATTATCGAGGACGTGTTTTAAACGCCGTAGCCAAACACAACATACAAAATTTCAGTGAATTTATGCAGATGCAAATTGAGGGTTTACAACTCTTAGAAATTCAAGAAAAAAAGAATAATAAACTGCTTATTCTGAATATTGTCGATTAATTTCGGTTTTTTCGAATAAAAAAAATAATAACTACTATCTAAAGACTCATTCGAAAAAGTGGGTCTTTTCTTACTTTATCTTTTAAGAAACAGACAAAATAATAAATTTTCAGCTCTTCCTTGACACAATTTCGCCACAAAACTTCTTTATAATTTTATTAAATAAAAAAATTAAAAGTTAATTTTATAGAAATATATAGATTAATTTTCAAAAGGAGATTGAGATGAAAAGTAATATGGACAGAAGAACGTTTCTGAAAACAGGTTCCATCGCAGCAGCTGCTGTGGCACAAGCTCAGGCAATACCTTTAGTGGGAGAATCTCTATTAAATGATAAAAAAGGGAGTTTCAGTGCTTCTCACTTTGGAGCATTTGAAGCGAATGTAAGAAACTCTCGATTTGAAGGAGTCAATGCGTTTGAAGGGGATGATTATCCATCTTCTTTAGTGAATGCTTTGCCTGCACGTACGTATGCAGAAGACAGAATTTTGTATCCTTGTGTACGAGAAGACTATTTAAAAAATGGCTACAAAAGTGATAAATCAAAAAGAGGAAAAGATAAATTCGTTCGAGTGAGTTGGGAAAAAGCGTTGGAGCTGGTTGCCAATGAGATTAAAAGAACGCATAAAGAGTTTGGTGATGATTCTATTTATGGTGGAAGTTATGGATGGTATTGTGTGGGATCATTGAACAACCCACAAGCACTTTTAGGAAGAATGTTGCACATTACAGGTGGATATACTTCAAGAACGTGTACGTATTCAACCCATGCCATTAGACAGATCACACCTTATATTACAGGTACAGATGAATCAACAGCAAAACCAACGGCATACCCTGTATTGATCAAAAACAGTGAGTGTATTGTATTTTGGGGTGCAGATGTGGTCAATACCAACCAAATTGCATGGGGTGTGCCCGATCATAAAACCTATAAATATTTAAAAGAACTTAAAGAAGAGGCAAAAAAACGGGACATCAAGTTTTATATCATTGACCCTGTGTATAACAACACGGGAATGTATTTTGATGCAGAGCATATTAAAGTCAATCCAACAACAGATGTGGCATTGATGTTGGGGATTGCACACTATTTATATACCAATAAACTGCACGATGAGAAATTTTTACGAAAATGTACGTATGGATTCAAACAGTTTAAAGAGTATCTTTTAGGAAATACCGAAGATAAAATTGCAAAAACACCAAAATGGGCATCAAAAATTTGTGGAGTTGATGAAAAAGTCATTGAGATGTTGGCCAAAGAGTTTGCTTCTAAACGAACCATGTTAATGGGTGGTTGGGCAACTCAAAGAGCACACCACGGAGAACAACCAAACTGGATGCTCATTACTTTAGCAAGTATGTTGGGACAAATTGGACTTCCAGGTGGAGGTTATGGATGCAGTTACCACTATTCAGGTGGAGGTGTTCCAATGCCAGCAGCAGCTACAGGGAATGCACAAAGTGAAAAATCATTAAATGGTTCAACAGGACCACAAGCAGAAAAAGGTGCATTGTCAGCATCTCCAGGTCTTTCGGGAATGAGTCGAAAAACAAAAATTGATGGTCCGTGGCAAAAGAGTAAAGTTCCTGTGATTCCAGTATCTCGAATTGTTGAGTGTTTAGAAAATCCTGGAAAAGAGATTAAATTTGATGGTAATATCATTAAATATCCGGATATAAGAATGGCGTATTGGGCAGGAGGAAACCCTTTCCACCACCACCAAGACAGAAACAGAATGATCAAAGCGTATCAAAAACTTGAAACATTTGTTGTGCAAGATGCTTTCTGGACAGCCACTGCTCGAATGGCGGATATTATTCTACCTTGTACATTAGAGCAAGAGAGAAACGATATTACAAAAGCGCACTCAAACAGCTATATTTTTGCCATGAAACAAGCCTCTGAACCTTATGGAGAAGCAAAAGACGATTACGATATTTTCACGGAGTTGTTAAAACACTTCTCAAATAAACATGTGCATGCTTTTACAGAAGGTCGAAGTAAAATGGAGTGGATAGAACATTTTTACAACGCTTCATATGAAAAAGCAAAAAATTCAGGGGTTAAAATGCCTTCTTTTAAAGAGTTTTGGGAAAAAGGATATTGTGAATTTGAAACACCTGAAGTTGCTAAAAAATTTGTCAGATTTGAGGATTTTAGAAAAAATCCAATCGTTAATAGACTGGGAACACCATCGGGTAAAATTGAGATTTTCTCTAAAAAAATTGCAAGTTATGACTATGATAATTGTAAAGGGCACCCAATGTGGTTTGAACCAATGGAGTGGTTGGGATCAGAAAAAGTGGACAAATATCCATTGAACCTTATTTCTCCTCACCCAAAATACCGATTGCACTCTCAATTGAATAATACATGGTTGCGACACCTTGAAGAGGTCAATGGAAGAGAGCCTATTTGGATCAACACCAAAGATGCAAAAAAACGTGGTATTAAAAATGGTGATGTGGTCAGAATTTTCAATGACAGAGGACAAATCTTAGGTGGTGCCGTTGTGACTGAATATGTCAAAGAAGGTGCAGTCAGAATGCAAGAAGGAGCTTGGTATGACCCAAGTGAAGCAGGTGAACCTGGAACACTTTGTCGACATGGGGATGTGAATGTACTTATCCCTGATGTGGGTACGTCAAACCTTGCACAAGGAAATCAAGCAACTGCGCTGGTTGAAATTGAGAAATTTAAAGAAGAAGTACCTGAGATTGGTATCTTTAAATCGCCTGCTATTAAAGGAGCCTAAATGTTAACTATAAAGCAACTGTTGATGATGTTTATTATGGGGGCAACATTCAGTGTCGCTGCCCATGCAGAGTATATCAATAAAAATGCAATGCTTTATAAAGATCAAAATCAAAAAGAGAGCTTAGGTAAAATATACGTTGCTTCACAAGTTAAAGTACTTTCACAAAATGGAAGCATAAGTGAGGTTGAATTTACGGGCTTTGCTCCTGAAGACAGTCCCTTGGTGTATGAAAAACCAGGTGTTTTAATGATGGGATTTGAAGGAAGTGATTTTGCAGATTATAAAGTGATTGGCACACAAGTTGATGAGTATGATACAGAGTGGTTTGAAGTGGTTATCAAAGGATACGTTTCAACTGCTTTATTATCCGAAGATAAAAACACCATTTTACAAAGTGGAAAAGTGTTATTTGAAGCACGATGTGGTGCATGTCATGATCTTCACCACAAAGAGGAGTTTGTTCCAAATGTATGGCCAAGTATTTTAGATAACATGGCACCACAAGCAGGCTTATCGGGTGATGAAAAAGCGCTGATTGAAAAATTTCTTCAAGAACAATAATACGTATGAGTTTCATCTGTAAAGGTGAAACTCATCGATATATGTTACAATATCAAGGAAAAATTGATTAAAAAAAAGATAAGATGATTAAACAACTCTTTTATATACTGTGTATCATGACTTCGTTGCATGCTTCTTCCAAATATATTCTACTTCTGCACTCTTATAATAAAGGTTTGGCGTGGAGTGATAATATCTCTCGTGGGTTTGAAGATGCACTTAAGCCCTTGCAAAAATATGAACTCTCGACGGAGTATTTAGATAATAAACGTAACAAAAGTGAAAAATACCATCATCTGATACGTGAAGCGTTTATTGAAAAGTTTAAAAAACAGTCTTATGATATTGTCGTGGCTTCAGATAATGCGGCAGTTGATTTTGTTTTAAACAATAAAGAGTTGTTTAAAGGGGTACCTTTGGTGTTTACTGGTATTGAAGAGATGGCACCGGGCATTGATGTTCAATTGGTGTTGGATCAAAAAATCAGTTTGGTTTTAGAGCACAAACCTTTACGTT is part of the Candidatus Marinarcus aquaticus genome and encodes:
- a CDS encoding YaaA family protein, with amino-acid sequence MKILLAPAETKNSGGNQAVYGKNNFCFPQLFEKRDAIVQMYEAHVKHLDPKALSAWFGLKNDKEVQKYAHTLLDKPGMKAIQRYNGVAFDALEYDNLTTKAQAYIDKNVVLFSNLFGPILACDIIPDYKYKQGAKLPNISVERYYCENFTDALDNFLGEEVLDLRAGFYEKFYKVKHANVLTFKFIKEGKVVSHWAKHYRGRVLNAVAKHNIQNFSEFMQMQIEGLQLLEIQEKKNNKLLILNIVD
- a CDS encoding molybdopterin-dependent oxidoreductase; amino-acid sequence: MKSNMDRRTFLKTGSIAAAAVAQAQAIPLVGESLLNDKKGSFSASHFGAFEANVRNSRFEGVNAFEGDDYPSSLVNALPARTYAEDRILYPCVREDYLKNGYKSDKSKRGKDKFVRVSWEKALELVANEIKRTHKEFGDDSIYGGSYGWYCVGSLNNPQALLGRMLHITGGYTSRTCTYSTHAIRQITPYITGTDESTAKPTAYPVLIKNSECIVFWGADVVNTNQIAWGVPDHKTYKYLKELKEEAKKRDIKFYIIDPVYNNTGMYFDAEHIKVNPTTDVALMLGIAHYLYTNKLHDEKFLRKCTYGFKQFKEYLLGNTEDKIAKTPKWASKICGVDEKVIEMLAKEFASKRTMLMGGWATQRAHHGEQPNWMLITLASMLGQIGLPGGGYGCSYHYSGGGVPMPAAATGNAQSEKSLNGSTGPQAEKGALSASPGLSGMSRKTKIDGPWQKSKVPVIPVSRIVECLENPGKEIKFDGNIIKYPDIRMAYWAGGNPFHHHQDRNRMIKAYQKLETFVVQDAFWTATARMADIILPCTLEQERNDITKAHSNSYIFAMKQASEPYGEAKDDYDIFTELLKHFSNKHVHAFTEGRSKMEWIEHFYNASYEKAKNSGVKMPSFKEFWEKGYCEFETPEVAKKFVRFEDFRKNPIVNRLGTPSGKIEIFSKKIASYDYDNCKGHPMWFEPMEWLGSEKVDKYPLNLISPHPKYRLHSQLNNTWLRHLEEVNGREPIWINTKDAKKRGIKNGDVVRIFNDRGQILGGAVVTEYVKEGAVRMQEGAWYDPSEAGEPGTLCRHGDVNVLIPDVGTSNLAQGNQATALVEIEKFKEEVPEIGIFKSPAIKGA